The DNA window gctagtggaagaacgtgcaaactcaggttgggggactagattagggagctctgaggcaacccgttttggcgggaaagggctgaggcaaagctgcgtgaagtaacagtgatctagcctgtctgctgagaggcctagcagagggggtggattctgcctggcaacagttgcaagttggtgctggagggacagcagcagtctatagaaggctgtttctgaggcaaaaggaaaaaagtcgtcattttattttgaggcgtgacttttgaaggcagcctgttctggggggattatgcccttgactcgaagccaaatggcagaaatggggaaagtgagagaaccacagggagaccaaggttctgaggaggcatttggctcagtgcaggatgagagcacgggagaactgacctcagaactcagaaaaatgctcctagcccaacagcatgaactgagggtgagggaaatggaggaaagggaaagggagaaacaaagacaatttgaaatggaaagggaagagaaacagagacagttggagttagaaagaatggcgtttgagctgaagaagctggaaataatgagtagaaataggaataacaataataatgaggggaacccagggaatggggaaggcagcttgtctaaaactgacttgaagaaattccctgtgtacaacaagggagattgccctgaggtgttcttttccctcgtggaaagagcgtttgtggacttctcagtaagggaaactgagaagatgaccattatgcgatctttaatcagtggcagcctggcagaagtctatgccgagatgccagtggaactgctgaaagactacgctgagtttaaaaaactggtgtttgcccggcatgggataaatgctgaacagctgaggcaaaaattcaggtcactcacaaaaaaaccggagcagacttttacccaagtgggggcccaactggtgaggttgctagagaaatggctgtctcaggaggggacagagaccttccagcagctcaaagacctgatagcgctggaacaattttattcagtcctgcatggggaactaaagttccatgtgagagagaggaaacctagaactgtgacagaagcggcggagatcgcagattttatttcccaaataaggaagcccttaggtgctgaggggaaaactgtgggtaagcccaaagaaacctacagcaggtactctcagggaccagggaaaaaccagcaagggggaggggcccatgttgaagggaagccctctgacatgaaaccaccaagacctcagattttggagggaaaaccaaaaacagatgagaaagactccaagtacagcagaaaatgttatttctgtcaaggaaagggccatctaatctcagagtgtgagaaattaaagcagctaaagggaaatttgcctcatgatttgagtggaaccaagccaaaagctgtgttctgtgtccagacagagcaaagctccttgccactgagggagcctgttgccatggcgactcactctggaccagttacatctgctgatcaggctggggaaaatggtcctcttgtagaggtcaagcgctgcttactagttaggacagattcgcaattgtttgagaccgctggggtggacgtaggaatacttgaccatcagtatagggggctaagggatacttgttcccaggtgaccctgtgccatccagacattattcctaggaagcatataatcccaaatgagagcctgaaggtggcagggattgaggggcaggtgatctcactgccagtagctgaggtacctgtgagctttcaaggctggaggggagtttggcgtctagcgatttcatcgactctgccagcagccgtgctcgtgggaaatgacctggctgaacatgtgaaacgggtgctagtgattacacgctcacaagctaccacggggacaggtcaggggggtactgaagagcccgagactgaagcagatgagggtagtcccgaagctgtggcagaaaccttaaccacagacagcaaatttggccaagagcaaaaggcagacgccactctccgaaagtgttttaaaaaggtgacagacacccagttaacacctgaaaccccagtgagatttcacgAGGagaagggaattttatatagagagaccctgatgaatatctcaaaagggggagatgggatcagaagtcagctagtggtacctgaaaagtatcgccccatgatcttacaaagggggcactctgacatgtttgctgcgcacttaggggtgaacaaaacacagcagagaatcacacaaaatttttactggcctgaaatagggaagcagatcaaggagttctgtaaacaatgtgatgtgtgtcagaggcaggggaataaccgtgacaggaccaaagcgaagttgtgccctttgcctgtgattgacaccccgttcaaatgtataggagtggatattgtgggacctttgcccaaggccacaaagagggggaaccggttcattctcaccattgtggaccatgccacgaggtaccccgaagccattcccttgactaacatcgaaactaacacagtggcagatgccttggtggggtatatgtccaggatgggatttgcctcagaaataatcacagatttgggcacatcgtttacatcaaagctcatgaaacggttatggcaaatctgtggaattaaacacaaggaaaccactgcctatcaccccgaaagtaatgggttaacggagaagttcaatgggactctgatgcgcatgattagggcttacttggcagagaatccaaacaattgggaccagaagctgcaatcccttttgtttgcttatcgatcagtgccccaagccagtaccgggttcagtccgtttgaacttttgtttgggagaaaagtgaaaggtccacttgatttaatcaagcagaattgggagcagatcacccagggtgacccacaagatgttgtgacgtatatagacactttaatgaatgacctgaagagaaacctagagctagcagcagaaaacctgcaagctcagaaggtcagacagaaaacctggtatgaccagaaagccagggagaggcactttaacccaggggaggaagtgctttggcttaggccctgcaaagagaacaaactgcagctgggtagcccagaaataaaatacttgggtcacatagtagggggaggagtgatcaaacccctagaggccaagatagaagccgttcgtgattggcccagacccaacaccaagaaaaaagtcaaatcatttcttgggttggtgggctactacagaaagttcatcccaaggtttagcgagatggcgactccgctgaccgatctgatgcggaagaagactgatgaccgcatcccgtggaccagcgactgtgaggaggcgttccggaggttgaagaaggcgctcatccattatccagtgctgcgtgctcccgacttcgaccgggagttcatcatctacatcgatgcgtctaacagcggggtaggagcagttctttgccaggaggatgaaaatggtgaccagcatccagtgtcctacctgagtaggaaactccagaaaggtgagagacatttagcaaccgtggaaaaggagtgcctggccatagtatacgcgattcagaa is part of the Pogona vitticeps strain Pit_001003342236 chromosome 5, PviZW2.1, whole genome shotgun sequence genome and encodes:
- the LOC144589438 gene encoding uncharacterized protein LOC144589438 produces the protein MNISKGGDGIRSQLVVPEKYRPMILQRGHSDMFAAHLGVNKTQQRITQNFYWPEIGKQIKEFCKQCDVCQRQGNNRDRTKAKLCPLPVIDTPFKCIGVDIVGPLPKATKRGNRFILTIVDHATRYPEAIPLTNIETNTVADALVGYMSRMGFASEIITDLGTSFTSKLMKRLWQICGIKHKETTAYHPESNGLTEKFNGTLMRMIRAYLAENPNNWDQKLQSLLFAYRSVPQASTGFSPFELLFGRKVKGPLDLIKQNWEQITQGDPQDVVTYIDTLMNDLKRNLELAAENLQAQKVRQKTWYDQKARERHFNPGEEVLWLRPCKENKLQLGSPEIKYLGHIVGGGVIKPLEAKIEAVRDWPRPNTKKKVKSFLGLVGYYRKFIPRFSEMATPLTDLMRKKTDDRIPWTSDCEEAFRRLKKALIHYPVLRAPDFDREFIIYIDASNSGVGAVLCQEDENGDQHPVSYLSRKLQKGERHLATVEKECLAIVYAIQKAKPYIWGRHFVLCTDHSPLQWLKTMKTHNSKLMRWALNLQDFDFEVKVVRGSMNCVADALSRRPDE